The Juglans microcarpa x Juglans regia isolate MS1-56 chromosome 2S, Jm3101_v1.0, whole genome shotgun sequence genome has a window encoding:
- the LOC121253080 gene encoding COP9 signalosome complex subunit 3, translating into MGSLEALIIQIQGLSSSAGDISRLHVILKQSEDSLRAESTRLSAVLNELDPSTHSLGYLYILEACTSAPISKEQATTLVPYIARFISYCVLEQIGLVPDKFISVCKRLKDQVLLLGTPIRGVAPMLTAVRKLQHSSEHLTTLHPEFLLLCLSAKCYKTGLSILEDDISEVDQPRDLFLYCYYGGMICIGQKRFRKALELLHNAVTAPMSTINAIAVEAYKKYIMVSLIHHGQFSTSLPKYTSSVAQRLLKNFCQPYIELATSYSTGKIAELEAYVQTNREQFESDNNLGLVKQVVSSIYKRNIQRLTQTYLTLSLQDIATTVQLNSPKEAEMHVLQMIQDGEIFATINQKDGMVRFLEDPEQYKTCEMIEHIDSSIQRIMALSRKLTTIDEQISCDPLYLAKAGRERQRFDFDDFDTVPQKFNF; encoded by the exons ATGGGTTCGTTGGAAGCTCTGATCATTCAGATACAAGGGCTGTCGAGCAGCGCCGGAGATATCTCCCGCCTCCACGTCATCCTGAAGCAATCGGAGGACTCGCTCCGCGCCGAGTCGACTCGGTTGTCTGCGGTTCTTAACGAGCTCGACCCGTCCACGCACTCTCTCGGATACCTCTACATCCT AGAGGCTTGCACATCTGCTCCGATTTCGAAAGAGCAAGCCACAACATTGGTTCCCTACATTGCTAGATTTATCAGTTATTGTGTTCTGGAGCAAATTGGTTTGGTGCCAGATAAAT TCATATCTGTTTGTAAGAGGCTTAAGGACCAGGTTTTGCTACTTGGAACACCAATTCGGGGGGTGGCTCCGATGTTGACTGCTGTGCGGAAACTCCAGCATTCCTCAGAACATTTGACTACTTTGCATCCAGAGTTTCTTCTACTTTGTTTATCGGCAAAGTGCTATAAGACTGGCCTTTCCATTTTGGAGGATGATATCTCTGAAGTTGATCAGCCAAGGGACCTTTTTCTCTACTGTTATTATGG GGGAATGATATGCATAGGACAAAAGCGTTTCCGCAAAGCACTGGAGCTTCTACACAAT GCTGTTACTGCTCCAATGTCTACTATAAATGCTATAGCTGTTGAAGCTTACAAAAAGTACATAATGGTTTCTCTGATTCACCATGGACAG TTTTCTACCAGTCTCCCTAAGTACACCTCTTCGGTAGCTCAGAGACTTCTAAAGAACTTCTGTCAG CCCTATATTGAACTCGCAACTAGTTATAGCACTGGCAAAATCGCAGAACTAGAAGCATACGTTCAGACAAACAGGGAGCAGTTTGAAAGT GACAACAATCTTGGACTTGTGAAGCAGGTTGTATCATCCATCTATAAGCGAAATATCCAGAGATTGACTCAGACATACCTGACCCTCTCCCTTCAAGACATTGCCACTACAGTACAACTGAATAGTCCCAAGGAGGCAGAAATGCATGTCCTGCAAATG ATTCAAGATGGTGAGATATTTGCAACAATCAACCAGAAGGATGGAATGGTTAGATTCCTAGAGGATCCTGAACAATATAAGACCTGTGAAATGATTGAGCATATTGATTCATCCATCCAGAG gATAATGGCACTGTCAAGGAAGCTGACTACCATAGATGAACAGATCTCATGTGATCCTTTATACCTGGCAAAG gctgggagagagagacagagattcGACTTCGATGACTTTGATACTGTTCCCcagaaatttaacttttga
- the LOC121252078 gene encoding LOW QUALITY PROTEIN: protein TPLATE-like (The sequence of the model RefSeq protein was modified relative to this genomic sequence to represent the inferred CDS: inserted 2 bases in 2 codons; deleted 1 base in 1 codon; substituted 1 base at 1 genomic stop codon) → MDILFAQIQADLRSNDALRQTGALLLALQQSAAGRDISLLAKSSVEEIVASPASAVSKKLAFDLIRSTRLTADLWDTVCVGVRNDLDFPDPDVTAAAISILAAIPSHRLGNLIADSSKEIENCFGSPSDNLRFSITETLGCILARDDVVTLCENSVNLLHRVSNWWTRIGQNMLDKSDNVSKVAFESVGRLFQEFDSKRMSRLAGDKLVDSENSLAIRSNWVSSMVDFVWKRRNALMARSLVLPVESFRATVFPIVYAVKAVASGAVEVIQKLSKYSSTNGRAIVDSNAERLIGVSDVVSHLAPFLSSSLDPALIFEVGINMLYLADVPGGKPEWASQSIIAILTLWDRQEFSSARESIVRAVVTNLHLLDLHMQVSLFKRLLLMVRNLRAESDRMHALACVCRTALCVDLFAKESVRRGQKPLAGTEIASLFEDARIKDDLNSVTSKSLFXEELVASLVESCFQLSLPLPEQKNSGMESRVIGALAYGTGYGALNWTEPALEVVEVCRPCVKWDCDGRTYAIDCYLKLLVRLCHIYDTXGGVKTVKDGASQDQILNETRLQNLQRELVKDLQEVNTPRICARLIWAVGEHIDLEGLDPLLADDPDDPLNIIVTNIHRVLFNIDSSADTTNRLQDVQAVLLSAQRLGSRHPRAGQLLTKELEEFRSNSLADSVNKHQCRLILQRLKYVLSHLDSRWAGVSEARGDYPFSHHKLTVQFYEASAAQDRKLEGLVHKAILELWRPEPSELTLLLTKGVDSTLLKVPPTAITLTGSSDPCYVEAYHLADSSDGRITLHLKVLNLTELELNRVDIRVGLSGALYFMDGSPQAIRQLRNLVSQDPVLADVTGXVSHFERCAQVLYTILYGSGALGDYEGDYTEEDPQIMRQKRSLRPELGEPDFEMSALQIPLTELLLPPKSLLCEFFRLWPSLPAIVECTGTYTYEGSGFKATAAQQYGASPFLSGLKSLSSKPFHRVCSHIIRTVAGFQLCFAAKTWYGGFLGMMIFGASEVSRNVDLGDETTTMMCKFVVRASDVSITKEIGSDLQGWLDDLTDGGVEYIPEDEVKVAAAERLRISMERIALLKAAQPRPKTPKSDGDGDDEEENEEEDEDKKKKKKEEKKDDEEDGKTKGPSTLSKLTAEEVEHRALQAAVLQEWHILCKEKNQNQS, encoded by the exons ATGGACATTCTCTTCGCCCAGATCCAAGCTGACCTCCGCTCCAACGACGCTCTCCGCCAGACCGGCGCTCTCCTCCTGGCCCTCCAGCAATCCGCCGCCGGCCGTGACATCTCTCTCCTTGCCAAGTCCTCGGTGGAGGAAATCGTCGCCTCCCCGGCCTCCGCCGTGTCCAAAAAACTCGCCTTCGATCTCATCCGCTCCACCCGCCTCACCGCCGACCTCTGGGATACCGTCTGTGTTGGCGTCCGCAACGATCTCGATTTCCCCGACCCCGACGTCACCGCCGCCGCCATATCCATCCTCGCAGCTATCCCCTCTCACCGCCTCGGCAATCTCATCGCCGACTCCAGCAAGGAGATCGAGAACTGCTTTGGCTCCCCGAGTGACAATCTCCGCTTCTCCATCACCGAAACCCTCGGCTGCATCCTCGCCCGCGATGACGTTGTCACGCTTTGCGAGAATAGCGTGAACCTCCTCCACAGAGTCTCCAACTGGTGGACCCGCATCGGCCAGAACATGCTCGACAAATCTGACAACGTCTCGAAGGTCGCGTTCGAGTCCGTTGGCAGATTGTTCCAGGAGTTCGATTCGAAGAGAATGAGCAGATTGGCCGGTGATAAGTTAGTGGATAGCGAGAACTCGCTTGCGATTCGGTCGAATTGGGTTTCGTCGATGGTGGACTTCGTGTGGAAGAGGCGGAATGCGTTGATGGCAAGGTCTTTGGTCTTACCAGTCGAGAGTTTCAGGGCCACGGTGTTCCCAATTGTCTATGCGGTGAAGGCCGTGGCTTCGGGGGCTGTGGAAGTCATTCAGAAGCTATCGAAGTATTCTTCCACTAATGGCAGGGCTATTGTGGATTCGAATGCTGAAAGGTTGATTGGAGTTTCGGACGTGGTTTCGCATTTGGCACCGTTCCTGTCGTCGTCATTGGACCCAGCTTTGATTTTCGAAGTGGGGATAAACATGCTGTATTTGGCTGATGTACCTGGAGGGAAGCCCGAGTGGGCTTCACAGTCGATTATTGCAATTCTCACGCTTTGGGATAGGCAAGAGTTTTCGTCCGCAAGAGAGAGTATTGTCAGGGCCGTTGTTACGAATCTACACCTCCTCGATCTTCATATGCAG GTTTCATTGTTTAAGAGGCTGCTTCTTATGGTGAGAAACTTGAGGGCCGAATCGGACCGCATGCATGCTTTGGCATGTGTTTGTAGGACAGCTCTATGTGTTGATCTTTTTGCAAAGGAAAGCGTTCGAAGAGGTCAGAAACCTCTTGCAGGAACTGAGATTGCTTCTCTTTTTGAGGACGCAAGGATAAAGGATGATCTTAATAGTGTAACGAGTAAAAGCTTAT AGGAGGAGTTAGTAGCATCCCTGGTGGAAAGTTGCTTTCAGTTGTCTCTACCTCTGCCTGAACAAAAGAACTCAGGTATGGAGAGTAGGGTCATTGGAGCTTTAGCATATGGAACTGGTTATGGTGCACTAAATTGGACAGAGCCTGCATTGGAAGTGGTGGAAGTTTGTAGGCCTTGCGTCAAATGGGACTGTGATGGCCGGACCTATGCAATTGATTGTTACCTGAAGCTACTTGTTAGGTTGTGCCATATCTATGATA AGGGAGGTGTAAAAACAGTTAAAGATGGTGCTTCTCAGGatcaaattttaaatgagaCGAGGCTGCAGAACTTGCAGCGGGAACTTGTGAAAGATCTACAAGAG GTGAATACCCCAAGAATATGTGCCCGCCTTATTTGGGCTGTTGGTGAACACATAGATCTAGAAGGATTGGATCCACTTCTAGCTGATGACCCTGATGATCCGCTTAATATAATTGTAACAAATATTCACAGAGTTTTGTTCAACATAGATTCATCTGCAGATACGACGAATAGGCTTCAAGATGTTCAGGCAGTCCTCTTATCTGCTCAGCGGTTGGGATCACGCCACCCTCGGGCAGGGCAGTTACTGACTAAAGAACTTGAAGAGTTTAGAAGCAATAGTTTGGCTGATTCTGTCAACAAGCATCAGTGCCGCTTAATATTGCAGAGactaaaatatgttttaagtcATCTGGACAGTAG GTGGGCAGGGGTTAGTGAAGCCAGAGGAGATTACCCATTCAGCCACCACAAGCTAACTGTTCAGTTTTATGAAGCATCTGCGGCTCAAGATAGAAAGTTGGAAGGATTGGTTCACAAGGCTATTTTAGAGCTATGGAGGCCAGAACCTAGTGAACTAACTCTTTTGCTGACAAAAGGAGTTGACTCTACTTTACTGAAGGTTCCACCAACCGCAATTACTTTGACTGGTAGCAGTGATCCATGCTACGTTGAAGCATACCATTTAGCGGATTCAAGTGATGGAAGGATCACTCTGCATTTAAAG GTCCTAAATTTAACAGAGCTTGAACTAAATCGAGTGGATATCCGTGTTGGTTTATCCGGCGCATTGTATTTTATGGATGGATCTCCGCAAGCAATTCGGCAACTGCGTAATCTTGTTTCacag GATCCAGTACTC GCAGATGTGACGGGGTGAGTGTCCCATTTTGAGAGATGCGCCCAAGTCTTATATACTATCCTTTATGGGAGTGGTGCTTTGGGAGATTATGAGGGTGACTATACTGAAGAGGATCCACAAATCATGAGACAAAAGAGAAGCTTAAGACCAGAACTGGGAGAGCCTGACTTTGAGATGTCAGCCTTACAAATTCCACTAACTGAACTTCTTTTGCCCCCAAAATCTCTCCTGTGTGAATTTTTCCGCCTATGGCCTAGTTTGCCAGCTATAGTGGAGTGCACAGGTACATATACATACGAAGGAAGTGGCTTCAAGGCTACTGCTGCACAACAGTATGGTGCATCACCTTTCTTAAGTGGACTGAAATCTTTGTCGTCTAAGCCATTCCACAGAGTTTGTTCACATATCATCCGGACAGTGGCAGGCTTTCAG CTTTGTTTTGCCGCAAAAACTTGGTATGGAGGCTTCTTGGGCATGATGATCTTTGGGGCCAGTGAAGTGAGCAGAAATGTGGATTTGGGAGATGAGACAACTACCATGATGTGCAAATTTGTGGTTCGAGCTTCTGACGTGTCAATTACAAAAGAGATTGGATCAGATCTACAGGGATGGTTAGATGACCTAACTGATGGGGGTGTGGAGTACATACCCGAAGATGAAGTGAAGGTGGCTGCTGCTGAGAGGCTTAGGATCTCAATGGAAAGAATTGCCTTACTAAAGGCAGCCCAACCACGACCAAAGACTCCAAAATctgatggtgatggtgatgatgaagaggagaatgaagaggaagatgaggataaaaagaagaaaaagaaagaagagaagaaagatgatgaagaagatgggAAAACAAAGGGACCTTCAACCCTGTCGAAGTTAACTGCAGAGGAGGTTGAGCATCGTGCTCTTCAAGCTGCAGTGCTCCAGGAGTGGCACATATTGTGCAAAGAAAAGAACCAGAACCAAAGTtga
- the LOC121252809 gene encoding transcription termination factor MTERF5, chloroplastic-like: MVDVVENFPCPPVKEKTVVPFSQPNLTLDSKKLKAISRVSETDPAGKLRPHVLYLIELGMDLEQIKGITRRFPAFAYYSLEGKIKPVVEFLLELGVPKSDILTILTKRPQLCGISLSENLIPTMTFLENLGVDKKQWAKVIYRFPALLTYSKQKVETTVKFFYEMGLSAERIGKILTRCPHIIGYSVEEKLRPTAEYFHSLGVDVGVLLYRCPQTFGLSIEAHLKPVTEFFLERGYSIKEIGTMISRYGALYTFSLSGNLIPKWEYFLTMDYSRSELVKFPQYFGYSLEERIKPRYAQVKELGVSMLLNQVLSLSGSDFEKTFKKKVKKMLPDKDTSCSSNDIR, encoded by the coding sequence ATGGTAGATGTAGTGGAAAACTTTCCATGCCCACCtgttaaagaaaaaacagtTGTGCCATTTTCTCAGCCCAATCTGACGCTTGACTCTAAGAAGCTAAAGGCCATCTCTCGAGTGAGTGAGACAGACCCAGCTGGGAAGCTTCGCCCTCATGTTCTCTATCTTATAGAGCTTGGTATGGATCTTGAGCAGATCAAGGGAATTACACGAAGATTCCCAGCTTTTGCCTACTATAGCTTGGAGGGAAAAATCAAACCAGTGGTTGAGTTTCTTCTTGAGCTTGGTGTACCAAAATCAGATATTCTCACCATCCTCACCAAAAGGCCTCAGTTGTGTGGAATCAGTCTCTCCGAAAACCTTATACCCACTATGACATTCTTGGAAAATTTGGGTGTGGACAAGAAACAATGGGCAAAAGTGATATATCGCTTTCCAGCACTTCTCACTTATAGCAAGCAGAAGGTGGAGACCactgtaaaatttttttacgaGATGGGCCTCTCAGCAGAGAGAATTGGTAAGATTCTGACACGCTGCCCACACATTATTGGTTACAGTGTGGAGGAGAAGTTACGGCCAACTGCTGAGTATTTCCATTCTTTGGGGGTTGATGTTGGTGTTCTTCTCTATCGTTGTCCACAGACTTTTGGTCTTAGCATTGAGGCCCATTTGAAGCCAGTGACAGAATTCTTTTTGGAGAGGGGATACAGTATCAAGGAAATTGGGACCATGATCTCAAGATATGGAGCGTTGTATACTTTTAGCTTGTCAGGGAATTTGATACCAAAATGGGAGTACTTTTTGACCATGGATTATTCCAGATCAGAGCTAGTGAAATTCCCTCAATATTTTGGATATAGTTTGGAAGAAAGGATTAAACCGAGGTATGCACAGGTGAAGGAGTTGGGGGTTTCAATGCTGCTGAACCAGGTGTTATCACTGTCGGGTAGTGACTTTGAGAAGACTTTcaaaaagaaagtgaagaaaatgCTCCCTGACAAGGATACGAGTTGTAGCAGCAATGACATTCGTTGA
- the LOC121253677 gene encoding 50S ribosomal protein L13-like: protein MTSQAAVSFSGNIKKALAGLRRINLEGLRWRVFDAKGQVLGRLASQISTVIQGKDKPTYAPNRDDGDVCIVLNAKDVCVTGRKLTDKFYHWHTGYVGHLKERSLKDQLAKDPTEVIHKAVLRMLPRNKLRDDRDRKLRIFAESEHPFGDRPLEPYIMPHRRVREMRPSARRAMIRAQKKAELQQQSGNETRKGKRKEVKADVSS from the exons ATGACAAGCCAAGCAGCCGTTTCTTTCAGTGGCAACATAA AGAAAGCACTTGCTGGGCTGAGACGTATAAATCTTGAAGGTCTGCGTTGGAGGGTATTTGATGCCAAAGGCCAG GTCCTTGGCAGGTTGGCTTCCCAAATATCTACTGTGATTCAAGGGAAAGATAAGCCGACATATGCTCCAAATCGTGATGATGGGGATGTGTGCATTGTGCTTAACGCAAAGGATGTCTGTGTCACAGGGAGAAAACTCACAGACAAGTTTTATCATTGGCACACTGG GTACGTGGGTCACCTCAAGGAAAGGAGCTTAAAGGACCAGCTGGCTAAAGATCCTACAGAAGTTATCCACAAAGCTGTATTGCGCATGCTTCCAAGAAACAAATTGCGTGAT GATAGAGATAGAAAATTGAGGATATTTGCTGAAAGTGAACACCCCTTCGGTGACAGGCCCCTTGAACCATACATCATGCCTCATCGAAGGGTGCGTGAAATGCGGCCCAGTGCAAGGCGAGCAATGATTCGAGCTCAGAAAAAAGCTGAACTGCAACAACAGAGCGGTAATGAGACAAGGAAAGGTAAAAGGAAAGAAGTTAAAGCAGACGTGAGTTCGTAG